The Vicia villosa cultivar HV-30 ecotype Madison, WI unplaced genomic scaffold, Vvil1.0 ctg.000044F_1_1, whole genome shotgun sequence genome contains a region encoding:
- the LOC131622772 gene encoding uncharacterized protein LOC131622772, with the protein MDSPSQSDKPNPPKKNRIIIAFVILRWFIAILLPFVFLFSLPFLLGLLLLFLADFSVPNPISLPSHCKIVSTGVDIRSSKVCELGLLDYKAKDVFRHFERSKFRCRYDYYWASVFKVI; encoded by the exons ATGGATTCTCCCTCCCAATCCGATAAACCAAACCCTCCCAAGAAGAACCGCATCATCATCGCTTTCGTAATACTCCGATGGTTTATCGCAATTCTATTACCCTTCGTTTTCTtgttctctcttccctttcttttgGGTTTACTGCTTCTCTTCCTCGCCGATTTCTCTGTCCCTAACCCCATATCTCTCCCATCACACTGCAAAATCGTCTCCACCG GTGTTGATATTAGATCATCTAAGGTTTGTGAACTCGGATTGTTAGATTATAAAGCAAAGGATGTTTTTCGTCATTTTGAAAGAAGCAAATTTCGCTGCCGTTATGATTACTATTGGGCTTCAGTATTCAAGGTTATATAA